From a single Chitinophaga sp. Cy-1792 genomic region:
- the lpxA gene encoding acyl-ACP--UDP-N-acetylglucosamine O-acyltransferase, protein MIHPLTYIHPDAKVAPNVKIDPFTVIHKNVEIGEGTWIGSNVTIMEGARIGSNCRIFPGAVISAIPQDLKYAGEETTVEIGNNTTIREYVTINRGTKDKWKTTIGNNCLIMAYSHIAHDCEVGNYCVFSNNTTLAGHITVGDHVVLAGMVAVQQFCKIGDHAFVTGGSLVRKDVPPFVKAAREPLSYVGVNSVGLKRRGFSVEKINHILDIYRVIFVKGYKLSKAISMIEAEFPATDERDEVLNFIRESGRGIMKGYTSRSNDD, encoded by the coding sequence ATGATCCACCCGCTTACTTACATACATCCGGACGCCAAAGTTGCGCCAAATGTAAAAATTGATCCGTTTACTGTAATTCACAAAAACGTTGAAATAGGTGAAGGTACCTGGATCGGCTCCAACGTAACCATCATGGAAGGAGCCCGTATCGGCAGCAACTGTCGTATATTCCCAGGTGCAGTTATTTCTGCTATCCCTCAGGATTTAAAATATGCGGGTGAAGAAACTACCGTGGAAATCGGTAACAACACCACAATTCGTGAATATGTTACCATCAACCGCGGTACCAAAGACAAATGGAAAACCACTATCGGTAACAACTGTCTGATTATGGCTTACAGCCATATTGCTCACGATTGCGAAGTAGGTAACTACTGCGTATTCTCCAACAACACCACCCTGGCAGGCCACATCACCGTTGGTGATCACGTAGTATTAGCCGGAATGGTGGCAGTACAACAGTTCTGCAAAATCGGTGACCACGCATTCGTTACCGGCGGTTCCCTCGTACGTAAAGATGTTCCTCCTTTCGTAAAAGCCGCCCGTGAACCACTCTCTTATGTTGGTGTCAACTCTGTAGGCCTCAAAAGAAGAGGCTTCTCCGTTGAAAAAATTAACCACATCCTCGACATTTACCGTGTCATCTTCGTAAAAGGCTACAAGCTCTCCAAGGCTATCAGTATGATCGAAGCTGAATTCCCTGCTACTGACGAAAGAGATGAAGTACTCAACTTCATCCGTGAGTCCGGCCGCGGTATTATGAAAGGTTATACTTCCAGATCTAACGACGACTGA
- a CDS encoding HD domain-containing protein, with translation MTESKRKIVNDPVYGFITIDHPLILNLISHPYYQRLRRIHQMALAHLVYPGAVHTRFHHSLGAYHLMCGALQELKGKGVEITPEEEVASKMAILLHDIGHGPYSHALEHGIIEGVSHEAISHWLMEALNKEMNGALTLTLDIFNGRYHKKFLHQLVSSQLDVDRMDYLNRDSFFTGVSEGVIGYDRIIKMLTVHKGELMVEEKGIYSIEKFIIARRLMYWQVYLHKTVLSAENMLVKILVRARKLAQAGEKLFCSPALEYFLYNHITKDNFEKDPECLQMFCMLDDYDILGAIKVWTTHKDQVLSLLCKWLINRQLFKVVLSHEPFDEESLQLFRQQVKEKWNISDPDLDYFVFSDAATLRAYNINDEKINILFKDGTVKDISSIDNALISHTLAIPVKKFYICHPKIQVNGVL, from the coding sequence ATGACCGAAAGCAAGCGAAAAATTGTTAATGATCCGGTGTATGGCTTTATTACCATAGATCACCCGTTGATACTTAACCTCATATCCCATCCATATTACCAGCGTTTAAGGCGCATTCATCAGATGGCGCTGGCTCATTTGGTTTATCCCGGTGCGGTTCATACCCGTTTTCATCATTCTTTAGGGGCTTACCACCTGATGTGTGGGGCATTGCAGGAGCTGAAGGGCAAGGGAGTGGAAATTACTCCTGAGGAAGAGGTTGCTTCAAAAATGGCCATATTATTGCATGATATCGGCCATGGGCCATATTCTCATGCTTTAGAGCATGGTATTATTGAAGGCGTTTCCCATGAAGCCATTTCCCATTGGCTGATGGAGGCACTGAATAAAGAGATGAACGGGGCGCTGACGCTCACATTGGATATTTTCAACGGACGTTACCATAAAAAATTTCTTCATCAGCTGGTGTCAAGTCAGCTGGACGTAGATAGAATGGATTACCTGAACAGGGACAGCTTTTTCACGGGTGTTTCTGAGGGAGTGATTGGTTATGACCGCATTATAAAGATGTTGACGGTACATAAGGGTGAGTTGATGGTAGAAGAGAAGGGTATTTATTCTATAGAGAAATTTATTATTGCCAGGAGGCTGATGTACTGGCAGGTATACCTGCATAAGACGGTGCTGAGTGCGGAGAATATGCTGGTAAAGATCCTGGTGAGGGCGAGAAAGCTTGCACAGGCGGGGGAAAAGCTTTTCTGTTCACCGGCTTTGGAGTATTTCCTGTATAACCATATAACCAAAGACAATTTCGAAAAGGATCCGGAATGCCTGCAGATGTTCTGCATGCTGGACGATTATGATATACTGGGCGCTATAAAAGTATGGACTACGCATAAGGACCAGGTGCTGTCCCTTTTATGCAAATGGCTAATAAACAGGCAGTTATTTAAGGTTGTATTAAGTCATGAGCCATTTGATGAGGAGTCGCTACAGTTGTTCAGACAACAGGTTAAAGAAAAATGGAATATTTCTGATCCTGATTTAGATTATTTTGTATTCTCAGACGCGGCCACATTGCGGGCATATAATATAAACGACGAAAAAATCAATATCCTGTTCAAAGATGGAACTGTGAAAGACATTTCATCGATTGACAATGCACTGATTAGCCATACACTGGCTATACCGGTAAAAAAATTCTACATTTGTCATCCAAAAATTCAGGTGAATGGTGTTTTATAA
- a CDS encoding bifunctional UDP-3-O-[3-hydroxymyristoyl] N-acetylglucosamine deacetylase/3-hydroxyacyl-ACP dehydratase, with product MMENQQLENQHTLKGDIHISGVGLHTGASVNMTLKPASPGFGIKFQRVDLPNQPVVKADVDYVVDTARGTTLEHNGARVSTVEHLLAALVGTGVDNVLIELDGPEIPIMDGSSLPFIEAIEKIGIQDQDAKKIYYTIDTNITYYDEQKKVEMVALPALNYSITCLIDFNSPVLGTQHAKMKGLEQFRDDIASSRTFCFLHELEYLLNNNLIKGGDINNAIVVVDRAVNEDDMARLAKAFNRETMSVQREGILNNIELRFPNEPARHKLLDVVGDLALIGYPIKAHIIANRPGHASNVEFARKIKAYIKKNKHNQGVPVYDPMQPPIFDTPRIERTLPHRYPMLLVDKIIELQEERVVGIKNVTFNENFFQGHFPGNPVMPGVLQLEALAQVGGILALNRVADPENYDTYFLKIDNCKFKQKVFPGDTMILKMELLSPIRRGIVEMRGTVFIGNKVATEADMIAQIIKTRESK from the coding sequence ATGATGGAAAATCAACAGTTGGAAAACCAGCATACATTGAAAGGTGACATTCACATTTCTGGTGTTGGTTTACACACTGGGGCCAGTGTGAATATGACTTTGAAGCCGGCCTCTCCAGGATTTGGGATTAAATTTCAACGTGTAGACCTGCCTAATCAGCCAGTTGTAAAAGCAGACGTGGACTATGTGGTTGATACCGCAAGAGGAACCACCCTGGAACATAACGGCGCCCGTGTGAGCACAGTAGAGCATCTGCTGGCAGCATTGGTTGGCACTGGTGTGGACAACGTGCTGATTGAACTGGATGGTCCTGAAATTCCTATCATGGATGGTAGTTCCCTGCCATTCATAGAAGCAATCGAGAAAATCGGTATCCAGGACCAGGACGCTAAGAAAATCTACTATACCATCGACACTAACATCACTTATTACGATGAGCAGAAGAAAGTGGAAATGGTAGCGCTCCCTGCGTTGAACTATAGTATTACCTGTCTGATAGACTTCAATAGCCCTGTACTGGGTACACAGCATGCCAAAATGAAAGGACTGGAACAGTTCCGTGATGATATCGCATCATCCCGCACGTTCTGCTTCCTGCATGAGCTGGAATACCTGCTGAACAACAACCTGATCAAAGGTGGTGATATCAATAACGCGATCGTAGTGGTAGACCGCGCGGTAAATGAAGACGATATGGCCCGTCTGGCTAAAGCCTTCAACCGCGAAACCATGTCTGTACAGCGTGAAGGTATCCTCAACAATATTGAGCTGCGTTTCCCTAACGAACCGGCACGTCACAAACTCCTGGACGTTGTAGGTGACCTCGCCCTGATCGGATATCCTATCAAGGCGCATATCATCGCCAACCGCCCGGGTCACGCTTCCAACGTGGAATTTGCACGTAAGATCAAAGCGTATATCAAAAAGAACAAGCATAACCAGGGCGTTCCTGTTTATGATCCGATGCAGCCACCAATCTTCGATACCCCACGTATCGAAAGAACCCTGCCGCACAGATACCCTATGCTGCTGGTGGATAAAATCATCGAACTGCAGGAAGAACGCGTAGTAGGTATCAAGAATGTTACCTTCAACGAAAACTTCTTCCAGGGCCACTTCCCTGGCAATCCTGTAATGCCTGGAGTTCTCCAGCTGGAAGCACTGGCACAGGTTGGTGGTATCCTGGCGCTGAACAGGGTAGCGGATCCTGAAAACTACGATACTTATTTCCTGAAAATCGACAACTGTAAATTCAAACAGAAAGTTTTTCCGGGAGATACCATGATTCTTAAAATGGAGTTGCTGAGTCCGATCAGAAGGGGAATAGTTGAGATGCGCGGCACCGTATTTATCGGCAATAAGGTAGCTACCGAAGCTGATATGATAGCACAAATTATTAAAACAAGAGAGAGCAAATAA
- the lpxD gene encoding UDP-3-O-(3-hydroxymyristoyl)glucosamine N-acyltransferase, translating into MQFSALQLATMLDGKLEGNPDVKVSNIGKIEEAGEGMLSFIANPKYEEFLYTTKASILLVNESLVIERPIDATLIRVKDAYSSMALLLEKYHYMTGNKTGIQQPSYVPQSVKLGENVFIGAFAYLGENVVLGKNVKIYPGVYLGDNVIVMDDSVLYPGVKVYENCVVGNRVVLHAGCVIGGDGFGFAPQPDGAYKKVPQIGNVVIQDDVEIGSNTTIDRATMGSTVIQKGVKLDNLIQVAHNVDIGQNTVIAAQTGVSGSTKVGQNCVIGGQVGMVGHIHIADGTKINAQSGLSKSITIPNSSLTGSPAYDYKSSLKSQAIFRNLPDLEKRVKELEEMVRQLLAEKAGV; encoded by the coding sequence ATGCAGTTTAGCGCATTACAATTAGCTACCATGCTGGATGGGAAGCTGGAGGGGAATCCGGATGTGAAAGTGAGCAACATCGGCAAGATTGAAGAAGCCGGTGAGGGCATGCTCAGCTTCATAGCGAACCCAAAATATGAAGAGTTCCTGTATACCACTAAAGCGTCCATACTGCTCGTTAACGAGAGCCTGGTAATAGAACGTCCTATCGATGCTACACTCATCCGGGTAAAGGATGCGTATAGCAGCATGGCGCTCCTGCTGGAAAAGTATCATTATATGACCGGCAACAAAACCGGTATCCAGCAACCATCCTATGTACCCCAATCCGTTAAACTCGGCGAAAATGTATTTATAGGTGCATTTGCATATCTGGGTGAAAATGTGGTGTTGGGAAAAAATGTAAAGATTTATCCGGGGGTATACCTCGGTGATAACGTCATTGTAATGGACGACTCCGTACTTTACCCTGGCGTGAAAGTATACGAAAACTGTGTTGTTGGCAACAGAGTGGTGCTGCATGCAGGTTGTGTAATCGGTGGCGATGGCTTCGGATTTGCTCCGCAGCCGGACGGTGCCTATAAAAAAGTACCTCAGATCGGTAATGTGGTGATCCAGGATGATGTGGAAATTGGTTCCAATACCACCATCGACAGAGCCACCATGGGATCTACCGTTATTCAGAAAGGCGTTAAGCTGGACAACCTGATTCAGGTAGCCCATAACGTGGATATCGGACAGAATACCGTTATCGCGGCACAAACCGGTGTTTCCGGTAGTACCAAAGTAGGCCAGAACTGTGTGATCGGTGGTCAGGTAGGCATGGTAGGACATATCCACATCGCCGATGGTACCAAAATCAACGCCCAGAGCGGATTGTCAAAATCCATTACCATACCTAACTCTTCCCTGACCGGCTCTCCGGCGTACGATTATAAAAGTTCGCTGAAAAGTCAGGCAATTTTTAGAAATTTGCCCGATCTTGAAAAAAGGGTAAAAGAATTGGAAGAAATGGTAAGACAACTCCTGGCTGAAAAAGCAGGGGTGTAA
- a CDS encoding ATP-binding cassette domain-containing protein, translating into MTISLNQTGKRYNYDWIFRRVDYSFQDGERYAILGPNGSGKSTLLQVISGAIQQNEGTVSYSTPEGSIPVDEFFRYCAIAAPYLELIEELTLRESIEFHLQFKNFLPGITPQKAMELVGLEKAANKQIRHFSSGMKQRTKLALAIFSDVPVLFLDEPCTNLDNAGTTLYQQLISEYGGNRLIIVSSNDEREYFMCKHFIHISDYKK; encoded by the coding sequence ATGACGATATCACTGAATCAGACTGGAAAGCGTTATAACTACGACTGGATATTCCGTCGGGTTGACTACTCCTTTCAGGATGGTGAAAGATATGCTATACTCGGTCCGAACGGATCAGGCAAATCCACACTACTACAAGTAATCAGCGGTGCCATTCAGCAAAATGAAGGCACCGTTTCATACAGCACACCGGAAGGGTCCATCCCCGTAGATGAATTCTTCCGGTATTGTGCTATTGCGGCCCCATACCTCGAACTGATCGAGGAACTCACCCTCCGCGAAAGCATCGAATTTCATTTACAGTTCAAAAACTTCCTGCCGGGAATAACGCCCCAAAAGGCGATGGAACTGGTAGGACTGGAAAAAGCTGCCAACAAACAGATCAGGCACTTTTCTTCCGGTATGAAACAGCGTACCAAACTGGCCCTGGCTATCTTTTCCGATGTGCCGGTGCTCTTCCTGGACGAACCCTGCACCAACCTCGACAATGCAGGTACAACCCTTTACCAGCAGCTTATCAGCGAATATGGCGGCAACCGCCTGATCATCGTTAGCTCCAACGATGAACGCGAATATTTTATGTGCAAGCACTTTATACATATCAGCGATTATAAAAAGTAG
- a CDS encoding MFS transporter — MQTANKKVINGWAMYDWANSVYNLVITTTFFPIYFLAVTKEKVSFLGMNFVNSALYNYTMAAAFLLVAIASPILSSIADTRGNKKNFLVFFTLLGSISCSALYFFDSSNLYWGVTFFMLATMGYCGGLVFYNSYLPEIAAPEDQDNVSAKGFAMGYIGSVILQLIGFALVIIKPFGMTDAKPVQLTFLLVGIWWLGFAQITFRALPATRSAAKHTGSALTEGFTELKKVYAQVKLMPVLKCFLRGFFFYSMGVQTVMLAATIFGSKVLHLPDTNLIATVVIIQVVAILGAWGMAKLSGVYGNLRVIIAVVIMWIFICIAGYKMQTAMHFYLLATAVGLVMGGIQSLSRSTYAKLMPETRDTASFFSYYDVTEKLSIVIGMFSFAYIDDLTNNLRYSVLALVVFFVIGLVWVITALLKQKQLEAETLTSVKA; from the coding sequence ATGCAAACTGCCAATAAGAAAGTCATTAACGGCTGGGCCATGTACGATTGGGCCAACTCCGTTTATAACCTGGTTATCACCACTACCTTCTTCCCTATCTATTTCCTCGCTGTCACCAAAGAGAAAGTTTCCTTCCTGGGAATGAACTTTGTCAACTCAGCACTTTACAATTACACTATGGCAGCGGCTTTCCTGCTGGTAGCCATTGCCTCTCCCATCCTGTCTTCCATAGCAGATACCAGGGGAAACAAAAAGAACTTCCTGGTATTCTTTACACTGCTGGGGTCCATCTCCTGCAGCGCCCTGTATTTCTTCGACAGCAGCAACCTCTATTGGGGCGTCACCTTCTTTATGCTGGCCACAATGGGTTATTGCGGCGGACTGGTATTCTACAACTCTTATCTGCCTGAAATTGCCGCTCCTGAAGATCAGGACAACGTAAGTGCAAAAGGATTTGCCATGGGTTATATCGGTAGTGTGATCCTGCAACTGATAGGATTTGCGCTGGTGATCATCAAGCCATTTGGCATGACAGACGCCAAACCCGTACAGCTTACCTTCCTGCTGGTAGGCATTTGGTGGCTGGGATTTGCACAGATTACCTTCCGTGCGTTACCAGCAACCAGGAGTGCGGCCAAACATACCGGCAGCGCCCTCACAGAAGGCTTTACTGAATTGAAAAAAGTATACGCACAGGTGAAACTCATGCCAGTACTGAAATGCTTCCTTCGTGGTTTCTTCTTTTACAGCATGGGTGTACAAACTGTAATGCTGGCCGCTACCATTTTCGGCAGCAAAGTATTGCACCTCCCGGATACCAACCTGATTGCAACTGTGGTAATCATCCAGGTGGTAGCTATTCTGGGTGCCTGGGGGATGGCTAAACTTTCCGGTGTATATGGCAACCTGCGTGTAATCATTGCCGTTGTTATTATGTGGATCTTCATTTGCATTGCCGGTTATAAAATGCAGACGGCCATGCACTTCTATCTGTTGGCAACTGCTGTTGGCCTGGTTATGGGAGGTATTCAGTCGCTCAGCCGATCTACCTACGCGAAACTAATGCCTGAAACCAGGGATACGGCTTCTTTCTTCAGCTATTATGACGTAACTGAAAAGCTCTCCATCGTGATCGGTATGTTCTCCTTTGCTTATATAGATGACCTTACCAACAACCTCCGCTATTCCGTACTCGCATTGGTGGTGTTCTTCGTAATAGGACTGGTATGGGTCATCACAGCACTGTTGAAACAGAAGCAATTAGAAGCAGAAACCTTAACTTCGGTAAAAGCTTAA